A stretch of Vibrio aphrogenes DNA encodes these proteins:
- a CDS encoding PQQ-dependent sugar dehydrogenase, whose product MPMLPLLSHCKRYASRLLLSSIAAFSCIASAQEASEKQYEYTTNLVTNNLGVIWGMDWVDTSHLLMTERNGHVYLFDLSTKQKSEISGLPEIKVSGQGGLLDVARYTDSNQQTWFYFTYVKPLQGGYAATTLARAQLDVNKKALTQWQDLLVTDSADDSSKHFGSRITFDDSGHVFFGVGDRGNRDNGQNINNQAAAILRLNVDGSTPSDNPFVKSQQGNSAVWSYGHRNPQGLVYDSTRNLLWEVEHGPRGGDEINIIKPGLNYGWAKTSHGKEYWNPLDVGEAKTLPGIESPLKVYVPSIAPSSAVIYHGKAFPNWNGNMLIGALAGTHINMVSFNQHNQPQDEVRLASDLHERVRDVIIDDKGFIYFSTDSGKLYQISPMSL is encoded by the coding sequence ATGCCAATGCTCCCTTTACTGTCTCACTGCAAACGTTATGCTTCACGACTACTATTAAGTTCGATCGCCGCTTTTTCTTGCATCGCAAGCGCTCAAGAAGCTTCTGAAAAACAGTACGAGTACACCACCAACTTAGTAACCAATAATCTAGGTGTTATTTGGGGAATGGATTGGGTCGATACCAGTCACTTATTAATGACCGAACGTAATGGCCATGTTTATCTATTCGACCTGAGCACGAAACAAAAATCTGAAATATCGGGCTTACCTGAGATCAAAGTATCGGGTCAAGGCGGTTTGTTAGATGTTGCGCGCTATACCGATTCAAACCAGCAAACTTGGTTTTACTTTACCTACGTAAAACCGCTCCAAGGTGGTTATGCTGCGACTACGCTGGCTCGGGCGCAATTAGATGTTAACAAAAAAGCCTTAACCCAATGGCAAGATTTACTGGTCACCGATTCAGCCGATGACAGCAGCAAACATTTTGGTAGTCGTATTACCTTTGATGATAGCGGCCATGTATTTTTTGGCGTAGGTGACCGTGGCAACCGAGATAACGGCCAAAATATCAATAACCAAGCTGCCGCTATTTTGCGCTTAAACGTGGATGGCTCAACGCCAAGTGACAACCCCTTTGTCAAAAGCCAACAAGGTAACTCAGCGGTGTGGAGTTATGGTCATCGCAACCCTCAGGGTTTAGTTTATGATTCAACTCGAAACCTATTATGGGAAGTAGAACACGGGCCACGCGGTGGTGACGAAATCAACATTATTAAACCGGGATTAAATTATGGGTGGGCCAAAACATCACATGGCAAAGAATATTGGAACCCACTTGATGTTGGGGAAGCGAAAACCCTGCCCGGCATTGAGTCTCCGCTCAAGGTTTATGTGCCTTCGATTGCACCGAGTAGCGCGGTAATCTATCACGGTAAAGCCTTTCCCAATTGGAATGGCAATATGCTCATTGGTGCGCTTGCAGGTACCCATATCAATATGGTGTCTTTTAATCAGCACAATCAACCACAAGATGAAGTGCGCTTAGCCAGTGACTTACATGAGCGAGTACGTGATGTGATTATCGATGATAAAGGATTTATCTATTTTTCTACCGATAGTGGTAAGTTATACCAAATAAGCCCAATGTCTCTTTGA
- a CDS encoding tRNA (adenine(22)-N(1))-methyltransferase — translation MKLSRRLQYLDRLIPNHYQHIWDCCCDHGFLGASLLQRNAAPHIHFVDIVPTLMETVQQRLTHFFADAESQWSTYCLDVTQIPLNQYQGKQLVIIAGVGGDLMTEMVIALQSKFTHLEMDFLLCPVYQQFLLRRTLIEMNMSLQHEHLIEDKGRYYEVLWVSQPSSTPQAQPIHPVGSQLWHANDAAQAKIARQYLNNTLKHYQRMLLSSPIEAQQALTHYSEVQLVPNH, via the coding sequence GTGAAACTTAGCAGACGTTTACAATATCTTGACCGTCTTATTCCAAACCACTATCAACACATTTGGGATTGCTGTTGTGATCATGGCTTTTTGGGGGCCAGCTTACTGCAACGTAATGCAGCGCCTCACATTCACTTTGTCGATATTGTGCCAACGTTAATGGAGACCGTTCAGCAACGTTTAACCCACTTTTTTGCTGACGCTGAATCACAATGGTCGACTTATTGCTTAGATGTCACTCAAATCCCTCTTAACCAATACCAAGGAAAACAATTAGTGATCATTGCTGGCGTTGGCGGCGATTTAATGACAGAAATGGTCATCGCCTTGCAGAGCAAGTTTACGCATCTTGAAATGGATTTCTTACTGTGCCCGGTTTATCAACAATTTTTACTTCGTCGAACACTCATTGAAATGAATATGAGTCTACAACACGAACATTTAATTGAAGATAAAGGCCGTTATTATGAAGTTTTATGGGTTTCTCAACCTTCCTCAACTCCTCAAGCACAACCGATCCATCCCGTGGGTAGTCAATTATGGCACGCCAATGATGCAGCACAGGCTAAGATTGCTCGCCAGTATCTCAATAACACGCTCAAACACTATCAACGTATGTTATTGAGCTCACCAATCGAAGCACAACAAGCGTTAACCCATTATTCAGAGGTTCAGCTAGTACCTAATCATTAA
- a CDS encoding SIMPL domain-containing protein, translating to MLKNQSQKWLPALLLGAFLCLGLIVLGFQLSSAAISYKQLDRSVTVKGLAEKEVAADVVIWPIQFTLASNDLQDLYRQVDRNTEKIKAFLLLKGVAPEEISFSAPNIVDKSAQQWGDSSRAEFRYSAQQNVTVYSHKVDVIRNVMAEMSELGKEGIVLSADGYATQPEYIYTQLNEIKPLMVEEATKNARVVAEKFAKDSASQLGKIKQASQGQFTILPRDKNTPYIKKVRVVSTVQYYLSD from the coding sequence ATGTTAAAAAATCAATCTCAAAAATGGTTACCTGCCTTATTGTTAGGCGCGTTTCTATGTCTAGGATTAATAGTACTTGGCTTCCAATTGTCATCGGCTGCCATTAGTTATAAGCAATTAGATCGAAGTGTGACGGTAAAAGGGTTAGCAGAAAAAGAAGTGGCGGCTGATGTTGTCATTTGGCCAATTCAATTTACTTTAGCGAGTAATGATTTACAGGATTTATACCGTCAAGTCGATCGCAATACCGAGAAAATAAAAGCCTTCTTATTATTAAAAGGGGTGGCACCTGAAGAAATCAGCTTTAGTGCACCCAATATTGTGGATAAATCTGCGCAGCAATGGGGAGACAGCTCTCGCGCTGAATTTCGTTATTCTGCACAGCAAAATGTGACGGTGTATTCTCATAAGGTCGATGTGATACGTAACGTGATGGCTGAAATGTCGGAGTTGGGTAAAGAAGGGATTGTTTTAAGTGCTGATGGCTATGCCACGCAACCAGAATATATTTATACCCAGCTCAACGAGATTAAACCACTCATGGTTGAAGAAGCCACCAAAAATGCTCGGGTGGTGGCGGAAAAATTTGCCAAAGATTCTGCCAGTCAACTCGGCAAAATAAAGCAAGCTTCACAAGGGCAATTTACTATTTTGCCAAGAGATAAAAATACGCCATATATTAAGAAAGTCCGTGTAGTTTCTACCGTGCAGTATTATTTGTCTGATTGA
- a CDS encoding GFA family protein codes for MIKKVADTDILLKHKASCHCGMVELELTLPNGIENPRRCDCSFCRRRGAIAASVKRENLKVIKGDKALRQYQFNTHAAKHYFCSQCGIYTHHQRRSNPTEYGYNVGCLEGVNPFDLGDIETSDGINHPSDR; via the coding sequence ATGATCAAAAAAGTTGCTGATACGGATATTTTGCTCAAGCATAAAGCCAGTTGCCATTGTGGAATGGTCGAATTGGAATTGACCCTGCCTAATGGTATTGAAAATCCACGACGTTGCGATTGTTCATTTTGTCGACGACGAGGTGCGATTGCAGCCTCTGTTAAGCGAGAGAATTTAAAAGTAATAAAAGGTGATAAAGCATTACGGCAATATCAATTTAATACTCATGCAGCAAAGCATTATTTTTGCTCACAATGTGGTATTTACACTCATCATCAAAGGCGTTCTAACCCGACAGAATATGGCTACAATGTTGGGTGTTTAGAAGGGGTAAATCCTTTTGACTTAGGGGATATTGAAACCAGCGATGGTATCAATCATCCGAGTGATCGTTAG